CCGCGGCAAAAAGCCCGTTGGAAAGCACACCGGTCAGAAACGGCGCTCCCTTCTCAAGACCGCCCGCCAGGAAAGCGACCAGAAAGATAACCGGCGCCCATTTCAACGCCGGGATCAGTTCCATGGGCACCAGGGCGGCCCGGTCCCGCAGGGGAAACCGTTTCTGGCGCATTTCTTTCGTGGCCTTCAGGCCCGAGTCAAGAAACGCCGGCAGGTCTTCTGCTTCCACCGGGCCATAAACAGCCGAGAACCCGGTCTGTTTCCTGACCAGATGCGCGGCGACTCCCGGAGCGCCGAGCTGAGGCAGAATCAGCTGCCGTCCGGAAACGACCTGCTCCAGACGGCTGGACCCGATCCTTGTCACCAGTTCCCCGGTGCCGAAAGTCCCCTTACCGGCCGCGCACCAGACGTTCACGCCTTTGGTGTCCAGGACCAGAATCCAGGCATCCCGGCCCGGCAGGGCGGAACGGAGGCAATCAAAACTCATTTTATAATTGGCCGTCACCAGCACCGGAGCCTTTTCCGTGGGTGTTCCCAGCGCATAGAGCCCGGGGGAAACGGTATAATTCATCCGTCCGATTCCCCATCTGGCTTTTATGGTTCCCAGATAATCGGCCGCCGTCAGCATGGATGTGACTTGAGGGATCCCGCCCGGTTTCGTCTGAAGGGTGCCTTTGACAAAGGGCTGTCCGGAATCGGGGATTTCTATCTTTCCGGGGAAGGCCGCCGGCAGGCAGGACGGGGGCATGGACGGCAGGATTTCAATCCCGGCTCCGGCCGCCCGGACTTCTCCGGGTATTTTTTTCCGGCTTCTCATTGTTCTGCGATATGACTCCCCGTGCAGCTTGATAAAATCATTTGGCCATCAGGTGACTGACCGCTTCTTCCAGTCCGTCCAGAGACAGCTCGAACATGGGGAAAATCTGCTGTATAACCTGGATCGTGTGGGTGTAATTCCACATGCGTCCGGGAACGGGATTCAGCCAGGCCCGATGGGGGAAAAGATTGGCCAGAAACTTCAACTGGTCGATGCTGGCGTGGCGGCTCCTTTCATCCATGTAAATGGAGCCGTCCCGGGCCATGAGTTCATAGGGCGCCATGCTGGCGTCACCGACCAGAATCAGACGGGTGTCCGGATCCAGGCGGATAAAGTCGGAGACCTTGTGCGGCTCCTTGTACCGGGTATGATCCTTCCATAAATTATCGTAAATGGTGTTGTGGAAGAAGTAGGTCTTCACGTCCTTGAACTGGGCCTTGGCATAATCAAACAGGGTCTGGACCACCTCCACATAGGGGTCCATGGACCAGCCGCCGTTGTCGATGGCGAGGATCACCTTGAGCCGGTCCTTGAGGTTGCGGTCGAAGACGATTTCGATCTCCCCGCCGTTTCTTACCGTCTGGTAGATGCTCTTGTCCACGTTGACCTGGTCCATGGGGCCGGAGGGGATCAGGTTCCGCAGCCGTTTCAGGGCCTCGCCCACCTGGGCCTGGGTCAGGGGGCCGGTGCGGGAATAGTCCTTGTAACGCCGTTCCAGGGCGACTTTGACCGCGGACTTGCCGCCCGAGGCACCGCCCACGCGCATGCCGCCGGGGAAGCGGCCGGAATGGCCGACCGGCGAAGTTCCGCCCGTCCCGATCCAGCGGTTGCCGCCGTCATGACGCTCGGTCTGATCCTTCAACCGCTGCTTAAAATATTCGACCACCTCTTCCGGCGTCATTTTGGCCAGTTCGCCGGGATCCATGCCCAGCATGTCGGCCAGTTCCCTGGGGTCCTTCAGCCACTCCTCCAGCAGGCCGCGGATAATCTCATCCATCTGCCAGTCATCGGCATCCGGCAGATCGGCGCCCTTGAAATAATGGGCGAACATCTGATCAAACAGGTCAAAATACCGCTCGCTCTTGATCAGAATCGTCCGGCTGGTGGTATAGAACTCATCAAGTGAATTGACTAGACCGGCCGCAAAGGCCCGGTGCAGGGTCATAAAGGACGTGGGCGTCACCGGCACGTTGATTTCCTTGAGCCGGTAAAAAAAGTCGATAAACATGGCCTTGCCTAATAGGAGCGGGACCGGTCGACGGTTTCAGCCGCTCTTTCATAATCCCGGCTCTTCTTGAAGAGAATCCCCAGGAAAGGAATTTCCCCTTTGAGCAGCTGTTTGGGCTTAAAGTCCGGATCGGCCTTCAGGGACCGGATCCAGTT
This genomic window from Thermodesulfobacteriota bacterium contains:
- the hgcA gene encoding mercury methylation corrinoid protein HgcA, with translation MPPSCLPAAFPGKIEIPDSGQPFVKGTLQTKPGGIPQVTSMLTAADYLGTIKARWGIGRMNYTVSPGLYALGTPTEKAPVLVTANYKMSFDCLRSALPGRDAWILVLDTKGVNVWCAAGKGTFGTGELVTRIGSSRLEQVVSGRQLILPQLGAPGVAAHLVRKQTGFSAVYGPVEAEDLPAFLDSGLKATKEMRQKRFPLRDRAALVPMELIPALKWAPVIFLVAFLAGGLEKGAPFLTGVLSNGLFAAAIMAGAIIAGAVLTPLLLPWLPGRSFSIKGAVAGLLTAVLIVISWPEPVGMGKYLPLLPVSAAFSSYLGMNFTGASTYTSLSGVKAEMKWAVPLQIIAAIVGVVGWLVALLVG